The proteins below come from a single bacterium genomic window:
- the fabD gene encoding ACP S-malonyltransferase: protein MKTAFLFPGQGSQYVGMGRDLHASYPEVRELFQEADRVLGFEISHLAFHGPGEKLMLTEYAQPAILLVSVALERLLRAGGVTPDFVAGHSLGEYSALVSAGSLAFTDAIRLVRRRGVLMEEAVPAGQGTMAAVLGLELAAVEAVCREAAAASRAVVEVANINSPGQIVISGNKEAVLAALELFRKAGARRVVPLAVSGPFHSQLMQPVAEVFERHLHQAVFADPKVPVVTNVGARLVRKKEELEHLLARQIYSRVEWEQSMRRLLALGVERFIEVGPGRVLCGLMKKIDNKAVCHYVEDAPSLEKFFGRTAEGV, encoded by the coding sequence GTGAAGACGGCGTTCCTCTTCCCGGGCCAGGGGTCGCAGTATGTCGGCATGGGCCGCGACCTCCACGCTTCGTACCCGGAGGTGCGCGAGCTCTTCCAGGAGGCCGACCGCGTCCTCGGGTTCGAAATCTCGCACCTGGCCTTTCACGGGCCGGGCGAGAAGCTGATGCTCACCGAGTACGCCCAGCCGGCGATCCTGCTGGTCAGCGTCGCGCTCGAGCGGCTCCTGCGCGCCGGGGGCGTGACGCCGGACTTCGTCGCCGGCCACAGCCTCGGCGAGTACTCGGCGCTGGTGTCGGCCGGGAGCCTCGCCTTCACCGACGCGATCCGCCTCGTGCGCCGGCGCGGCGTGCTCATGGAGGAGGCGGTCCCCGCGGGCCAGGGGACGATGGCCGCGGTGCTCGGGCTGGAGCTGGCGGCGGTCGAGGCCGTCTGCCGCGAGGCGGCCGCCGCCTCCCGCGCGGTCGTCGAGGTCGCCAACATCAACTCCCCGGGGCAGATCGTGATCTCGGGGAACAAGGAGGCGGTGCTGGCCGCGCTCGAGCTGTTCCGCAAGGCGGGGGCGCGGCGCGTCGTGCCGCTCGCCGTGAGCGGCCCCTTCCACTCCCAGCTCATGCAGCCGGTGGCCGAGGTCTTCGAGCGCCACCTGCACCAGGCGGTCTTCGCCGACCCGAAGGTCCCCGTGGTGACCAACGTCGGGGCGCGGCTCGTGCGCAAGAAGGAGGAGCTCGAGCACCTGCTCGCCCGGCAGATCTACTCGCGGGTGGAGTGGGAGCAGTCGATGCGCCGGCTCCTGGCCCTCGGCGTGGAGCGCTTCATCGAGGTCGGCCCGGGGCGGGTGCTCTGCGGACTCATGAAAAAGATTGACAACAAAGCGGTTTGCCATTATGTGGAGGATGCTCCGTCCCTGGAGAAGTTCTTCGGGCGGACGGCGGAGGGGGTCTAG
- a CDS encoding electron transfer flavoprotein subunit alpha/FixB family protein, with translation ARELVALGADRVLGAEHPSLEQFHDDAYVEACLALMGAERPEIMLCGGTVLGRAFFPRVAARLGTGLTADCTSLEIDAGSGVLLQTRPAYGGNLFATIACPEHRPQMATVRPKVFPAGVADPARTGEIVIRRDWAEALHTRTRVLEILEEAVQTISIADADVVVAGGRGMGSAENFALLEELARLLGGAVAASRAPVDAGWVPYARQVGQTGKTVCPKLYIACGISGQVQHLVGMQSADVIVAINKDPQAPIFSVATYGIVGDALEVVPLLIRALGGRGGAA, from the coding sequence GCGCGCGAGCTGGTGGCGCTCGGCGCCGACCGCGTGCTCGGGGCCGAGCACCCGTCGCTGGAGCAGTTCCACGACGACGCCTACGTCGAGGCCTGCCTGGCGCTCATGGGTGCGGAGCGGCCGGAGATCATGCTCTGCGGCGGCACGGTCCTCGGCCGCGCGTTCTTCCCGCGCGTCGCCGCCCGCCTCGGCACCGGCCTGACCGCCGACTGCACGTCGCTCGAGATCGACGCGGGCAGCGGGGTCCTGCTGCAGACGCGTCCGGCCTACGGCGGCAACCTCTTCGCGACGATCGCCTGCCCCGAGCACCGGCCGCAGATGGCGACCGTGCGCCCGAAGGTCTTTCCCGCCGGCGTCGCCGATCCGGCGCGCACCGGCGAGATCGTCATCCGCCGCGACTGGGCGGAGGCGCTGCACACGCGCACGCGGGTCCTCGAGATCCTCGAGGAGGCCGTGCAGACCATCAGCATCGCGGACGCCGACGTGGTCGTCGCCGGCGGCCGGGGCATGGGCTCGGCGGAGAACTTCGCGCTGCTCGAGGAGCTGGCACGCCTGCTCGGCGGGGCGGTCGCGGCGAGCCGCGCCCCCGTCGACGCCGGCTGGGTGCCGTACGCGCGCCAGGTCGGCCAGACCGGCAAGACGGTCTGCCCGAAGCTCTACATCGCCTGCGGCATCTCCGGACAGGTGCAGCACCTCGTCGGCATGCAGTCCGCCGACGTCATCGTCGCGATCAACAAGGACCCGCAGGCGCCGATCTTCTCCGTGGCCACCTACGGGATCGTCGGGGACGCGCTGGAGGTCGTGCCGCTGCTCATCCGGGCCCTCGGCGGCCGGGGGGGCGCGGCGTGA